Proteins from a genomic interval of Asticcacaulis sp. AND118:
- a CDS encoding cation diffusion facilitator family transporter codes for MAHDHSKGGASAGRAGDAHSGRQANEKRLLIAIGLTGTFMIAEIIGGFVFNSLALLSDAAHMMTDVMALIIAFIAIQIGKKAADSKRTFGYRRFEVLAAVFNAIILFAVAIYILYEAYERFSQPPEVQTGGMLIVAVLGLIVNLVSMRVLQGGSDESLNMKGAYLEVLADMLGSLGVIIAAILIYVTKIPQIDPILAVLIGFWVLPRTWKLLKESFHVLLEGVPAGVDLQKVESELAAVAGVKDVHDLHIWSVTTGENSLTAHLLVNPGADEALILARAHEIAATFGIAHATVQVERTHVGIEKPTWSKDTDT; via the coding sequence ATGGCGCACGATCATAGTAAGGGGGGCGCATCTGCCGGGAGGGCCGGGGATGCACATTCGGGACGCCAGGCCAACGAGAAGCGATTGCTGATCGCGATCGGTCTGACCGGAACGTTCATGATTGCCGAAATTATCGGTGGTTTCGTTTTCAATAGTCTGGCGCTGTTGTCGGACGCCGCGCACATGATGACCGATGTCATGGCGCTGATCATCGCCTTCATCGCTATTCAAATTGGCAAGAAGGCCGCCGACTCTAAGCGTACGTTTGGCTACCGCCGGTTCGAAGTGCTGGCAGCGGTCTTCAACGCTATTATTCTCTTCGCCGTCGCCATCTACATCCTCTACGAGGCCTACGAGCGCTTTAGCCAGCCGCCCGAGGTCCAAACGGGGGGCATGCTGATCGTCGCCGTCCTCGGTCTGATCGTGAATCTGGTCAGCATGCGGGTGCTGCAGGGCGGATCGGACGAAAGCCTGAACATGAAGGGCGCCTATCTCGAAGTTCTGGCCGATATGCTGGGCTCGCTGGGCGTTATCATTGCCGCCATCCTGATCTACGTGACGAAGATACCGCAGATCGATCCGATCCTGGCGGTACTGATCGGGTTCTGGGTGCTGCCGCGAACCTGGAAGCTTCTCAAAGAGAGCTTTCACGTTTTGCTGGAAGGCGTGCCTGCCGGTGTGGACCTGCAGAAGGTCGAATCCGAACTGGCGGCGGTCGCCGGGGTCAAGGACGTCCACGACCTTCACATCTGGAGCGTGACGACGGGCGAAAACAGCCTGACGGCGCATCTTCTGGTCAATCCGGGCGCAGACGAGGCGCTCATTCTCGCTCGCGCGCATGAGATCGCCGCGACGTTTGGGATTGCGCACGCCACCGTTCAGGTCGAGCGCACCCACGTCGGCATTGAAAAACCGACATGGTCGAAGGACACCGACACATGA
- a CDS encoding heavy metal translocating P-type ATPase, producing MAHDSHPPSNAEGKIGGKAANDDDHKHGDDLEGLHGHDHGPTDGPWWKSPKARLTLLCAAAFGAAFLLAKLVPQSAPWGYVAAMMVGLIPIVRRAAKGVARGYPFSIETLMTIAAIGAIVIDAAEEAAVVIVLFLVGELLEGIAADRARASIRELATLVPKDALLDEGDGKTRKVPAEELAVDAIVVVRPGDRVPADGVIVEGESAIDEAPVTGESVPKRKTVDDQVFAGTINQEGVLRVKVTAAAENNTISRVIKLVEDAQEAKAPTERFIDGFSKYYTPGVIVFAFLVTVIPPLAFGGEWSEWLYKGLAVLLIGCPCALVISTPAAIAAALSAGAKRGLLMKGGAVLETFRKVTYVAMDKTGTLTEGKPKLTDIHGNGMDEGEVLRIAATLEAGSSHPLATAILNEAKARNIDHGTAESSKAVAGKGVAGTVEGKSVRLYSPKATEDYLPLGGNLRQSILRLNDEGKTVSVLIVNDEVAGFIAMRDEPREDAKAGVWALQRQGITTLMLTGDNKRTGEAIASQLGMQARTELMPEEKQTIVKDLQDQGEVVAKVGDGINDAPALAAADVGIAMGGGTDVALETADAAVLHGRVMDIADMIGLSKLTMTNIYQNITIALGLKAVFLVTTVLGITGLWPAILADTGATVFVTANAMRLLGWKGGRDA from the coding sequence ATGGCCCACGATTCCCACCCGCCCTCGAACGCCGAGGGCAAGATCGGCGGCAAGGCCGCCAATGACGACGACCATAAGCACGGGGATGATCTGGAAGGTCTCCACGGGCACGACCACGGTCCGACAGATGGACCCTGGTGGAAAAGCCCCAAGGCCCGCCTGACGCTCCTGTGCGCCGCCGCCTTCGGTGCTGCCTTCCTCCTGGCGAAGCTCGTCCCGCAAAGTGCACCTTGGGGCTATGTCGCTGCCATGATGGTGGGGCTTATCCCCATCGTTCGGCGGGCGGCGAAGGGCGTGGCGCGCGGTTATCCCTTCTCGATCGAGACGCTTATGACCATCGCGGCCATTGGCGCTATAGTCATCGATGCGGCCGAGGAGGCCGCCGTGGTTATCGTCCTGTTCCTCGTGGGCGAGTTGCTTGAGGGCATTGCGGCTGATCGCGCCCGGGCCAGTATCCGGGAACTGGCGACGCTCGTTCCCAAAGATGCGCTTCTGGATGAGGGTGACGGCAAGACGCGCAAGGTGCCCGCTGAAGAATTGGCGGTAGATGCCATAGTGGTCGTGCGCCCAGGCGACCGTGTGCCGGCCGATGGTGTGATTGTCGAAGGCGAAAGTGCGATCGATGAGGCACCGGTAACTGGCGAGTCCGTGCCCAAGCGCAAGACGGTAGACGATCAGGTGTTTGCCGGGACGATCAATCAGGAAGGCGTGTTGCGGGTGAAAGTGACCGCCGCGGCCGAGAACAATACGATCTCCCGGGTTATCAAACTCGTTGAAGATGCGCAGGAGGCCAAGGCGCCGACGGAGCGTTTCATCGACGGCTTCTCCAAATATTACACGCCTGGGGTCATTGTTTTTGCCTTCCTTGTCACCGTCATTCCGCCCCTGGCCTTTGGCGGCGAATGGTCGGAGTGGCTCTACAAGGGCTTGGCTGTGCTGTTGATCGGCTGTCCCTGCGCGTTGGTCATCTCGACCCCGGCCGCGATCGCGGCAGCGCTTTCGGCTGGGGCCAAACGTGGCCTTCTCATGAAGGGCGGCGCGGTTCTTGAGACTTTCCGCAAGGTGACCTATGTCGCCATGGATAAGACCGGGACGCTGACCGAAGGCAAGCCCAAGCTGACCGACATCCATGGCAATGGGATGGACGAGGGCGAGGTGTTGCGCATCGCCGCCACGCTTGAGGCGGGTTCGAGCCATCCGCTCGCAACCGCTATCCTTAATGAAGCCAAGGCACGCAATATCGACCACGGCACGGCGGAAAGCTCGAAGGCAGTCGCCGGCAAGGGCGTTGCGGGCACGGTCGAGGGCAAGTCCGTGCGCCTTTATTCCCCCAAGGCGACCGAGGACTATCTGCCACTGGGCGGCAATCTGCGCCAAAGCATCCTGCGGCTGAATGACGAAGGGAAGACGGTCTCCGTTTTGATCGTCAATGACGAGGTTGCCGGCTTCATCGCCATGCGCGACGAGCCGCGCGAAGACGCGAAGGCCGGGGTGTGGGCGCTCCAGCGTCAGGGTATCACCACGCTCATGCTGACCGGTGATAACAAGCGGACCGGCGAGGCCATCGCTTCCCAACTCGGCATGCAGGCCCGAACCGAATTGATGCCTGAAGAGAAGCAAACCATCGTCAAGGATCTGCAGGATCAGGGCGAGGTCGTCGCCAAGGTCGGTGACGGTATCAACGATGCGCCAGCCCTTGCGGCCGCGGACGTCGGCATTGCTATGGGCGGTGGTACGGACGTGGCGCTGGAGACGGCCGACGCCGCCGTGCTGCATGGGCGCGTTATGGACATTGCCGACATGATCGGTCTGTCGAAGCTGACCATGACCAATATCTACCAGAACATTACGATCGCTCTGGGGCTGAAGGCGGTCTTTCTCGTCACAACGGTCCTGGGCATTACGGGGCTATGGCCGGCCATTTTGGCGGACACGGGGGCGACTGTCTTTGTGACGGCAAATGCCATGCGGCTTCTGGGCTGGAAAGGAGGTCGCGATGCTTAG
- a CDS encoding efflux RND transporter permease subunit, translating into MLEKIIAQSIRHRWIVMIVVLALSALGVYNFTRLPIDAVPDITNVQVQINTEAPGYSPLEAEQRITFPVETAIAGLPGLQYTRSISRYGLSQVTVVFKEGTDIYFARQLVNERVQSVRSQLPAGSEPQLGPISTGLGEIFMYTVEAKPDARKADGTAYTPEDLRTLQDWVIRPQLRNTPGVTEVNTIGGFERQYHVTPFPERLSAYSLTMADVIKALETNNSNRGAGYVEKSGEQFLVRVPGQANTIEDLKQIVVQTRMGVPIRIADVADVLLGEELRTGAATQNGKEVVVATVNMLIGENSRTVAKAVSEKLAAANKSLPEGVSAVSVYDRTTLVERTIQTIEKNLAEGALLVIVILFLLLGNIRAAIITAMVIPVAMLMTITGMVENKVSGNLMSLGALDFGLIVDGAVIIMENCLRRFAEAQHHHGRLLTRDERFALASKASAEVIKPSLFGVLIITIVYFPIFALSGVEGKMFHPMAATVVMALAAALVLSLTFVPAAVAMFVTGKVQEKESFVMRGARKFYEPILKLAIKARYAMVGIAIVLVVLSGFLATRLGAEFIPQLDEGDVALHAMRIPGTSLTQSIHMQAAVEARLKKFPEVERVFAKIGTAEVATDPMPPSVADTFVILKDRKKWPNPNEPKNSLVERMQKAVEEIPGNNYEFTQPIQMRFNELISGVRSDVAVKIFGDDLDQLLKTGNDIQKVMKTIPGAEDVRVEQVSGLPMLQITPDRTAMARLGLSIGDVQDVVSTALGGTEAGQIFEGDRRFNVIVRLPETQRANLAEIGRLRIPVSNDGDSAEGMTGASFIPLQDVAHIEMINGPNQISREQGKRRVVVTANVRGADLGTFVTTLQDKVGAQVKLPEGYWVNYGGTFEQMTSAAKRLQIVVPIALILIIGLLFMLFGTMEDALIVFSGVPLALTGGIVALAIRDIPLSISAGVGFIALSGVAVLNGVVMLTFIKSLRAEGKLLDEAIIEGALTRLRPVMMTALVASLGFVPMAFNVGAGSEVQRPLATVVIGGIVSSTILTLLILPALYRIVHGKEKTLEKNRPASNREVHGEGL; encoded by the coding sequence ATGCTTGAAAAAATCATCGCGCAGTCGATTCGGCACCGCTGGATCGTCATGATCGTCGTGCTGGCCCTGTCGGCCCTCGGCGTCTATAACTTCACCCGCCTGCCCATCGATGCCGTGCCCGACATCACCAATGTGCAGGTTCAGATCAACACCGAAGCGCCCGGATATTCGCCCCTTGAGGCCGAACAGCGCATCACCTTCCCGGTGGAAACGGCCATAGCCGGTCTGCCCGGCTTGCAATATACGCGCTCGATCTCGCGTTATGGCCTGTCGCAAGTCACGGTCGTCTTCAAGGAAGGCACGGACATCTACTTTGCCCGTCAGCTCGTCAACGAGCGGGTACAGTCGGTGAGGAGCCAGCTACCGGCCGGATCGGAGCCGCAACTGGGGCCGATCTCGACCGGCCTCGGTGAAATCTTCATGTATACGGTCGAAGCCAAACCCGATGCCCGCAAGGCTGACGGAACGGCCTATACCCCGGAAGATCTGCGCACGCTGCAGGACTGGGTCATCCGCCCGCAACTGCGCAACACGCCGGGCGTGACCGAAGTCAACACCATCGGCGGGTTTGAACGTCAATACCATGTGACGCCGTTCCCTGAGCGTCTGTCGGCCTACAGCCTGACGATGGCCGATGTCATCAAGGCGCTGGAGACCAACAACAGCAACCGAGGCGCGGGATATGTCGAAAAGAGCGGCGAGCAGTTCCTCGTCCGTGTCCCCGGCCAGGCCAACACGATCGAAGATCTGAAGCAAATCGTCGTCCAGACGCGTATGGGCGTGCCCATCCGCATCGCCGATGTCGCCGACGTGCTTTTGGGCGAAGAACTGCGGACGGGCGCGGCCACGCAGAACGGCAAGGAGGTCGTGGTCGCCACGGTCAATATGCTGATCGGCGAGAACTCGCGTACCGTGGCAAAAGCCGTCTCGGAAAAGCTCGCCGCGGCCAATAAGTCTCTGCCGGAAGGCGTGTCGGCGGTGTCGGTCTATGACCGGACGACGCTGGTCGAGCGCACCATCCAGACCATCGAAAAGAACCTGGCCGAAGGCGCGCTACTGGTTATCGTCATCCTGTTCTTGCTGCTCGGCAATATCCGCGCGGCCATCATCACGGCCATGGTTATCCCGGTGGCCATGTTGATGACCATCACAGGCATGGTCGAGAATAAGGTCTCGGGTAACCTGATGTCGCTGGGGGCGCTCGACTTCGGTCTGATCGTCGATGGCGCCGTCATCATCATGGAAAACTGTCTGCGGCGCTTTGCCGAGGCGCAACACCACCACGGGCGGCTTCTGACGCGCGACGAACGCTTCGCTCTCGCCTCAAAGGCCTCGGCGGAAGTCATCAAGCCGTCTCTGTTCGGCGTGCTGATCATCACCATCGTTTACTTCCCGATCTTCGCGCTCTCGGGCGTCGAAGGCAAGATGTTCCACCCGATGGCGGCCACCGTCGTCATGGCTCTGGCCGCGGCTCTGGTGCTGTCCCTGACCTTCGTTCCGGCCGCTGTGGCGATGTTCGTCACGGGCAAGGTGCAGGAAAAGGAGAGCTTCGTGATGCGTGGGGCGCGTAAGTTCTACGAGCCCATTCTGAAGCTGGCCATCAAGGCGCGTTACGCCATGGTGGGCATTGCCATCGTACTGGTCGTCCTGTCCGGCTTCCTGGCCACGCGTCTGGGAGCGGAGTTCATCCCGCAACTCGACGAAGGCGATGTGGCGCTGCACGCCATGCGTATCCCGGGCACCAGCCTGACGCAGTCGATCCACATGCAGGCCGCCGTCGAGGCGCGACTTAAAAAGTTCCCGGAAGTGGAACGTGTCTTCGCCAAAATCGGTACCGCCGAAGTGGCGACGGACCCCATGCCGCCCTCCGTGGCCGACACCTTCGTGATCCTGAAAGACCGCAAGAAGTGGCCGAATCCGAACGAGCCTAAGAACAGCCTCGTCGAACGCATGCAGAAGGCGGTCGAGGAAATTCCCGGTAATAACTACGAGTTTACCCAGCCCATCCAGATGCGCTTTAACGAGCTTATCTCCGGTGTACGCTCGGACGTGGCCGTCAAAATCTTCGGCGACGATCTCGATCAGTTGCTGAAGACCGGCAATGACATCCAGAAGGTGATGAAGACTATCCCCGGTGCTGAGGACGTTCGCGTGGAACAGGTTTCGGGCCTGCCCATGCTGCAGATCACGCCGGATCGCACCGCCATGGCGCGTCTGGGTCTCAGCATAGGCGACGTGCAGGACGTGGTGTCCACGGCTCTGGGCGGCACCGAAGCGGGCCAAATTTTCGAAGGCGACCGCCGTTTTAATGTGATTGTGCGTCTGCCGGAAACCCAGCGTGCCAACCTCGCCGAGATCGGTCGTCTGCGCATCCCGGTCAGCAATGACGGGGACTCCGCAGAGGGCATGACCGGTGCGAGCTTCATCCCGCTTCAGGATGTCGCTCATATCGAGATGATCAATGGTCCCAACCAGATCAGCCGCGAACAGGGCAAGCGCCGCGTCGTGGTCACGGCCAACGTCCGTGGCGCCGACCTCGGCACCTTCGTTACGACCCTGCAAGACAAGGTCGGGGCGCAGGTCAAGCTGCCGGAAGGCTATTGGGTGAACTACGGCGGCACGTTCGAACAGATGACCTCGGCGGCCAAGCGCCTCCAGATCGTCGTGCCGATCGCGCTGATCCTGATCATTGGTCTGCTCTTCATGCTGTTCGGCACTATGGAGGACGCACTGATCGTGTTCTCGGGTGTGCCGCTGGCTTTGACGGGGGGGATCGTCGCCTTGGCCATACGTGACATCCCGCTCTCTATCTCGGCGGGGGTGGGCTTTATCGCCCTATCCGGTGTGGCGGTGCTCAACGGCGTGGTGATGCTGACCTTCATCAAGTCGCTGAGAGCCGAAGGCAAGTTGCTCGACGAGGCCATCATCGAAGGGGCGCTGACCCGTCTGCGTCCGGTCATGATGACGGCGCTGGTGGCTTCGCTGGGCTTCGTGCCGATGGCCTTCAACGTCGGCGCCGGTTCCGAAGTGCAGCGTCCGCTCGCGACGGTCGTCATCGGCGGCATTGTCTCCTCGACCATCCTCACCCTGCTGATCCTGCCGGCGCTCTATCGCATCGTGCACGGCAAGGAGAAGACGCTTGAGAAGAACAGGCCAGCCTCCAACAGGGAGGTACATGGCGAAGGCCTGTAG
- a CDS encoding efflux RND transporter periplasmic adaptor subunit, protein MTSLNTYISRSLLLAGVAGLVMLSACGKKPEAPAAEKPAAEAPKAEGEGDGHGHGAEGGEEGHGEEAGGEKTTMTDEAAKAGGVEIGVAGPGNIDETVTIAGRVEIAPEGRGEVRAWYPGRIMSMTAQLGQKVSKGQTLARVESSESLQTYSVPAGISGTIIEKNANVGDITAGERAMYVIASSNAIQASFYLFPRDAESVRSGQTVTIKTLGGKVITATVSSMLPSVDPRTQTLTAIVKLPASAAEDLRPGMAIEGQFVTTQTPANIAVPVDALQTLEEKQVIFVKNGTTYTAVPVQVGRQSARMVEITGGLQGGETIVTKGAFLIRADIAKSGAEHEH, encoded by the coding sequence ATGACGTCGTTGAATACGTATATTTCGCGCTCACTGCTACTGGCCGGCGTTGCCGGTCTGGTCATGCTGTCAGCCTGCGGGAAAAAGCCGGAAGCCCCAGCGGCGGAGAAGCCCGCGGCTGAAGCCCCTAAGGCCGAAGGCGAGGGTGACGGCCATGGTCACGGCGCCGAAGGCGGTGAAGAAGGTCACGGTGAAGAAGCCGGTGGCGAAAAGACGACCATGACCGATGAAGCCGCCAAGGCCGGTGGGGTTGAAATCGGTGTTGCTGGTCCCGGGAATATCGACGAAACCGTCACCATTGCGGGCCGTGTCGAAATCGCACCGGAAGGTCGCGGCGAGGTGCGTGCCTGGTATCCGGGCCGCATCATGTCGATGACCGCGCAACTGGGTCAGAAGGTCAGCAAGGGCCAGACCCTGGCGCGTGTCGAATCGAGCGAGAGCCTGCAGACCTATTCGGTTCCGGCCGGTATCTCGGGCACAATCATCGAGAAGAACGCCAATGTCGGCGACATTACCGCCGGCGAACGCGCCATGTACGTGATCGCCAGTTCGAACGCTATTCAGGCGTCGTTCTACCTGTTCCCGCGTGACGCCGAATCGGTGCGATCGGGCCAGACCGTCACCATCAAGACCTTGGGCGGCAAGGTGATCACCGCCACCGTCTCGTCCATGCTGCCCTCGGTCGATCCGCGCACCCAAACCCTGACGGCGATTGTCAAGCTGCCGGCGTCGGCTGCGGAAGATCTGCGTCCGGGCATGGCGATTGAAGGTCAGTTCGTCACGACTCAGACACCCGCAAACATCGCGGTTCCGGTCGACGCGCTCCAGACCCTGGAGGAAAAGCAAGTGATCTTCGTCAAAAACGGCACCACCTATACGGCGGTCCCGGTCCAGGTCGGTCGCCAGTCGGCCCGCATGGTCGAAATCACCGGCGGACTTCAAGGCGGCGAGACCATCGTCACCAAAGGCGCGTTTCTCATCCGTGCCGATATCGCCAAGTCCGGCGCCGAGCATGAGCACTAG